In Gracilinanus agilis isolate LMUSP501 chromosome 1, AgileGrace, whole genome shotgun sequence, the sequence CTGGTCTGCCTGCTCCTGTGCATCATCACCTTCCTACTGTGCCGGCCCATCCAAGGCTCCCGCACCACCATCCACCTGCACCTGTGCCTCTGTCTCTTCGTCGGTTCCACCGTCTTCCTGGTTGGCACCGCCAACCCGAACCAAGGCCAGGTAGGCACCCCCTCTAGGGCTTCTGGGCTCTCGGAGGGGCAGGGGGCGAGAACCTGGGAAAGGGCAGAAGAGCGCCCTCCCCGCGCCTGGCTTTGGTCCCGGGCTCTGCGGCCACCCCGGAGCGCCGCGGGGAGGGGGCGGAGGCCTGGGCTGACCGGCGTGCCGCGCGGCTCTCCCCTGGCGCAGGTGGGGCTACGCTGCCGCCTCGTGGCCGGTCTGCTGCACTACTGCTTCCTGGCCGCGTTCTGCTGGATGTGCCTCGAGGGCCTGGAGCTCTACTTCCTCGTGGTGCGCGTGTTCCCGGGGCCGGGCCTCCGCACGCGCTGGCTCTGCCTGCTGGGCTACGGGACGCCCGCCCTCATCGTGGCCATCTCAGCCGCAGTCAACAGCCAGGGCTACGGCCGCCCCCGATAGTGAGTGCCCGTTGGCTTTCCCCTCCCCGcgcttcttctttcctcctctcagtGAAGGCTCCCCTTGTCCGTCTCCTTCTCCATGGATGGGGGAGGGGACGCGTGGGGCCCTGTCTGGTGGAGCCCATCCCCCCTCACTCAGATGGGTGTGAGGGCTCGCCCAGTGCCTCTCTCCAATaacaggggtggggggtggtgaaggggacaGGCCGGTGACCCGCCGTaacccctcctctcctccctgtaGCTGTTGGCTTAGCCTGGAAAAGGGCTTCATCTGGAGCTTCCTGGGTCCCATTACACTCATCATCGCAGTAAGTGGCCCTCAAACCCCTTTTCCCCAGTTTATGGCCCATATCTGAGAATCTGGAGCACCCCACGTGCACCAACCCCTCCAATCCCAGATTCAGCCAATAAGACAGCCCCACGTGTGCCTTCTGTGTCCCCAGTTCAATGCCTTCATCTTTGTGATCACGGTCTGGAAACTCACCCAGAAGTTCTCCGAGATCCACCCCGACATGAAAAAGTTAAAGAAAGCTAGGTAAAGGCGTATGTGGAGGGCACACTGGGGGGATGAAGGAACCCTGAGGGCCCAAGGGGAAGCAGGCCTGAGCCTTGCTCACCAGTCTCCTCTTGCTTCCTGCCCAACAGGATGCTGACCTTCACAGCCATTGCCCAGCTCTGTATCCTGGGCTGTACCTGGATTTTTGGTCTCTTCCTGTTCGGCCCTCATAGTAGGGTCCTAGCCTACATTTTCACCATCCTCAACTGTTTCCAGGGCTGCTTCCTCTTTCTGCTGCATTGTCTTCTCAACAAGAAGGTCAGGACAGGTCCCAAGCTTGGGACCAGCCACAGGAGGGGGGGAGCCCTAGAAAGCCCCAGGCTAGTAGAAAGAATACCCCTTTGGAATCAGtcagttaagcatttattaaggcacCTACCATTACTTCTAGTAGAAGATAGGAGctggggatgaggagggagagcattagAGGCCTGGGGGCAAGGGGAGGCAGCTCATGAAAATGCTGGAATTGGAGGAAATGAAGCTACAGAAAAGAGGCCAATATTACTGGAATCAGAGTAAGGTATAAGGAAACTAAAGGTAGGGAATGGGGCAGGGCTTTTGAATGGCTGGCAGAGGGTTttttatttgatcccagaggtaataggaaaccactggagttttttTAATGGGAAGGTGAGTCAGATTCCAGCTTTATGATTAATTTGGCAgtgaaggatggactggaatgggaaATCTTATGGTAGGCAGACCAGATAAAAGGTTATTGCAACTGTCAAGGCATGAGGTGACAAATTCATGTACCAGGATGATGGCAGTGCCAGGAGAGAAAGGGGGTCTGACAAGAAATGTGAAATTAAGAGGACTCGGCAATAGATTGGTTGGCGGGGTGATCTGCCTAGGTTGCAAGCCTAGGTATTTGGGAGGATGGGGAGTCCAGGGTTCAGATCTGACTAAAAGGGATTATAGAACCTGTCTTAAATTACAATTGAGGCTAAGAGACCAAAGCCTGGGATCCTCAGGCTCCAAAGCCAAGAGTCTCTGCTAAGATTCATTATCAATTCCCCTACAGGTCCGAGAGGAGTACCGGCGCTGGGCCTGCATTGTCACTAAGAGCAAATACAATGAGTTTTCCACCTCTACAACTAGTCAGAGTCGGGTAAGGGCAGAAGGAGAGAGCTCAGGGGGGAGAGTAAGCTGTAAGATGGGGTGGGAAGCCCTGAGGAGGACAAGACTGATGATGCTTTCTCCCTCTCAGGCCCTCAGACCTTCGCTGGAGTCTGGGATGTGAAAGGTGCCTGATGGGCCCTGTGAGGACACTGCAGCTTTTGCACATGCCAAAGAATGATTCTTCCAACTATTCTATAACCCCTCTTCCCCACTACTCCTAGGGAGTCTATCTTCCCTTCAAAGTGGGCCATATTCCCCTCGTATAGCCTAAACATCCAGGGGATGAAGAGCCAGCTTACAAGAAAACCAAAAAGGTAGCTCCTGCTTTTCTGAAGGAGGGCAGAGAAATTGTCCTGGCATAAAAATATGCAACCCATGATTTCTTCCCCACTGGAACCAACTCTCTGGACTTATGTTCCCTCCTTCAGCTTTGGCACCAAGGGCCAGGACCACAGAAGAGGTGAAACAGGACCCAATTTCCCCTTTCTCCTATTATTAGGAAGCTGTGTGAAGATAGTGACCGAGGCAAACGGTACAAAGGGGCTTGGCCCCATCCCTACCCAGTGAAGGAGGGCACAGGCAATTCTGCTGCCCAGGGGCCAGGGAAACCAAATCAAGCATGGTGTggacttttttatttgtttatatttatcttttttttaagctttctaAGGCGGATATTTCAAATTAAACAGATTGATATAATATAAGTTACTGCCTCCTCTTTGTTCTCAATAGGCCCACAAAGATGATTACAAACCCTTGTGTGCTTCTGTCCTCTCccctaaaaagattttttcccctaaaaaggaaaagaggtgaAACTTTTGTAATAAAAGTTTATTCTTACACAAATCTACAGCTTTAAAACACAGTAAAAATACTTGTGATACCCGTTGTCacttagaaaacattttaaaagcagcAAACGGAGGCAGGGGTAGCCCTGATGGTCCCGTCTGTGGCTCTTGGTTATCGACTTTTTTCAACTGCAGgacaatagagaaaataaatgttaatgtcACAACTTCCATGTGTTCTTCCAAGAGCTCCCAGCCTAGCACTATCTCTTTATACTactttttccctcagtttcatTGAGTTGTTTGGGAAAGCCTGGTCACGGCCTAATCCTAAGCATGAACCAATCACCCAGGCTTCCTCCTCCCAGGCAGGCCTAAGCCCTCGGCAAACACTTACTATATGTGGAGATGTCAATTTCCTCAGGCAGTTCTGCCACATTCACTTCAAACCGGTCCTGGACGTCATTAAGGATCTTGGCATCTCCCTCATCAGAGACAAAGGTGATGGCCAAACCCTTGGTTCCAAATCGGCCAGCCCTGGCAACCTACAGTACCCAGAAGATAACGAcatcagagttagaagagatcttgAGCATTTACAATGGACCCTCAACCCCTCTAGCAGAgatgtttaaatctggcctatACATTCAGGATTTACATGGGGCAGGTGTCTGACCTCAGGTTTCTTACCTGCACAATGACAAGATTGGGTGAGCTATTCCATTTCCAACAGTACCACAATGGATCTCCTATTTCCTATTTGGGTTTCTCCCATTCCCTCAGCCTTAGGGGCAAACATTGGCCACCCTGCTTTAGGAGTACAGTGAACAAAGTCGCCTCAAAACCAAGCACAAGCTCTTACCCGGTGCAGGTAAGTATCAGAGTCCTCAGGCATGTCGTAATTGAAGACTATGTTGACCCGCTCAATATCCATTCCTCGACCAAACAGATTGGTGGCCACTAGGATCCGTCGCTGGAAATCTTTGAACTGTTGGTACCGTGACAGTCTAGAAATTGGTAATGACAGAGAGAGCTGAGTCAATTTCATGGCTAAAGAGATCCAGTAGTGACAAAGAGACATCTAATTTGTTGAATTACTGAGATAAGCAGGGTTAGTCTTCCCTAGCCTACCTCTAACCCCCAGAGCACCCTCTCTCTCCAAAAACATACCCTTATCTAGCATCCCTCAATGACTAGGAAACTGAATGagtgaaaaaaggaaatttgtgACCTTCAACCTggagacctaaatttaaatcccaGTTCTACTACCTACTAGCTAGCTAGTGAGCGAgcgagcgtgtgtgtgtgtgtgtgtgtgtgtgtgtgtgtgtgtgtgtgtgtgtgtgtgtgtgtgtgtgtgtgtgtgtgtgcgtggaACCATTTTTATCTCAAGGAAATTAAAGCAGAGTCAGGAATagtcagatttttttctcctctatctcATATTTACTTATCTTTTGTTCTAGTATAAGCTCAACAAGGGcagggacttaaaaaaaattttattataaaagacattttattttaccaattacatgtaataacaaatttccacataattttttcaaagttatctgatccaaattgtttccctcctttccttccctcccccttcctagagctggcaagcaattcaatctgggttagggttatacatgtgttatcatgcaaaatatatttccatattgttcattcttgtaatagaataatcacaaagccaaaaccccaaaataaactaaaatgaaaaatcatatgctttcatctgcatcctgattccaatagttctttctctggaggtggagagcatcctttgtcataagtccctcatattTATTCTTGTATTGATCAGAgcagctaagtctatcacagctgatcattgtataatattgctgttactgtgtatatatgttctcctggttctgcttatttcactctgagtCAGTTGATGTCTttccaagaagcttacattctaaggaaaatcaaaacactaCTGAACTGTGAGATATTATGACTATTCCTTTTGTAAAGGGAACTTACCTTTCCTCCTGGGCCATGCCTCTATGGATGGCAATGGCTGGGAAATTCTGTTCCACAAGGAGCTGAGCCAAAGCTACACAACGCTGCACTGACTTCACAAAGATCACAACCTGAGGAGACACAGACCTCATCCACGTCACACTCCTGGCCCAGCCCATCTCAGAATGCTGGGGAGGGCAGATACCTTCCCTCCCACAACCTGAGGGCTCCTACCCCCAGCTCAACTTGGCAAGGAGGCATCACCTGGTTAAACTCTAGCACATCCAAGAGATCAAAGAGTTTTCTGTTTTTCTCGCTGTCCTTAAGCTTCACGTAGTATTGTTGGAGCCCATGCAGTGTCAATTTTGTCTCATCATCCACAAAAACTTCCATTGGCTGTAGGGAAGAAGGACGAGGATTCTGAACCTTCCGCCCCAGGCTCCCACTCATGAGAACGGAGCAGGACAGCGTTGTGACGGAAAGCCCAGCGGTTCTGTTCTGCTTTGTATCCCATTCTGCAGGGGTCAAGTTTGAATAGTCTCTACCTAGCAAAGATAGGGATGCACAGGGCAGAGGTATGGAGTCTTTGTCAGGAGAGGgaagacagaagaagaaaagaaattgagatgGGGGGAAGGCTGTACCTGCCAAGCCAGCCCTACTCCTGAAGGCACAGGTCCCCCTTGGCAGAGAGGTAGTCCCTAATCCTGAAGGGATGCATTGTCCCAGCCATGGGAAACTGGCATCAGCTCTGATCTTTGGCACAGCAAGTCAGGCACTGAACAACCTTTAGAGGCAGCCTGGTCCCCTCCCTGTACCCTCTCAcccagggaggggagaagagcagGGCTCACCTGTTCAGTGTTAAGAACTCAGAGTCACAGAATCATTatggaaatcatttagtccaaccccatcattttacagatgagccagaggggttgtgacttgttcatggtcacacagcgAGTTAATGCCAGGTTTAGAACCCAGATCTGACTCAGTCCACTGCTCTGTCTCCACTACACCACGTTGCCTCTTGCCTCTCTGTCCGTCGGGGGAGGGCAGGCAGCTAAGCCACTCCTGGCTGCTCCACAGCACAGTCCAGCCTATGGCAGGCCCTGCTCCCAGGTGAGGGGTGAAAAACAGCCGGGGATAGGAGGGGGATTTCTCCTCTGGTGAGCTGGGCTGGGGGCATGTTCTCTTCGAACTCACATCCTGCATGAACTTCCTGCAGACAGGCCTTATCTCCTTACTCAGGGTGGCACTGAACATCATGCACTGCTTCTCATGGGGTGTCAAGCGGAAGATTTCTTGCACATCCCGGCGCATGTCTGGAGGGAAGGGggacaaggaaagagaagaaagagggcaTTAGGTTGCTGTTGGCCAAGGTCTCCCCACATAAACCAAAAACCACACTCACCCACACTCTGGTCCCCGCCCCAACCCCAGCAAACACAAGATGTGGGCTGAGAGGGCATGTGACCTAGGAGGGGAAAAATTCCTGAGGACTAAGCCCCaagcctgctttttttttttttttttttgtgggggtggGAATGGGGGGGCTGTGAGGTGACAGCAAGGAATGGTAGGGAAGAGATGGGTGCAAGAAGGAGCAGTACTTTGACTTACACACGCTGTCAGTGGGGAACCCAGCTGCGCCCGTGTACCTCGTGTCACGGCCTCGGGGTAGGGCAGCCTGAGGTAGAGACAGCTGCTGGGATTCTAGCTGTAGTTGGCACTTTAGACACACTTAAGACACATACCTAATCTTTCACTGTCCCTCTTGACTTGGGGCCAAATTATGGCAGCTAGCAATTGCTGAGCTTTGCCTTGCCAAGAGCCTGGCTGGGGATGTATTCAGAGCCAGTAACTTAGGAAATTTGAAGATCTCCTGGTTTACCCCTTTGCTCCCACTGCTTTCACTGGTTCAAAGGACATGAgaagaaaacagtttaaaagaaGTACAGGTTTCTCCCCAGGTCAAAGGATCGTAGGATTTATAAGTAGAAGGAACTCTTGAGGGTCActagtccaatgccctcattttacagatgaaatttaGGTAGAGCAATTCAataacttgttcaaagtcacccagctaataaaggAGAGCAGGTTTTGAACCTCCATACCAGCTGATTCCAAATTGAGTATGAAACTGGGACCCTAAAACTCTGAATGTGTCTTGAGTCCTGGATAAAAAGTCCTCAACCAGATGGGAATTAATACTCTGGCCTCAAACACCTCCCCAGAGGGCACAATTAGGAATAATAGGAAGAAGCTACACTTGGGCAACTTTAGGTTTGATATTAGAAGAACTTTCCTAACAATATAACTGTCCAGATGTGAAATGGGTTACCTTAGGAGACAGTGGAGTCCTCCATACTAGAGGTCTCCAAGCAAAGGTTAGATGACTTTGATGATATGCTAGAGATTTCTCATCCAGTATGAGCTGAAACAGATGGTCTCCAAATTCccctttaagatttttttttatttgggagttGACAGGTAGGAAAGAGGCTGTTCTTTGGGAAATGAGGACCTTGAACTCTTTCCAAGTACACTATGGCCTCCATCTACCCTTCCTACT encodes:
- the DDX39A gene encoding ATP-dependent RNA helicase DDX39A — its product is MAEQDVENELLDYEEDEEPQPLTESTPTPAKKDVKGSYVSIHSSGFRDFLLKPELLRAIVDCGFEHPSEVQHECIPQAILGMDVLCQAKSGMGKTAVFVLATLQQIEPVDGQVTVLVMCHTRELAFQISKEYERFSKYMPNVKVSVFFGGLSIKKDEDVLKKNCPHVVVGTPGRILALVRNKSLNLKNVKHFVLDECDKMLEQLDMRRDVQEIFRLTPHEKQCMMFSATLSKEIRPVCRKFMQDPMEVFVDDETKLTLHGLQQYYVKLKDSEKNRKLFDLLDVLEFNQVVIFVKSVQRCVALAQLLVEQNFPAIAIHRGMAQEERLSRYQQFKDFQRRILVATNLFGRGMDIERVNIVFNYDMPEDSDTYLHRVARAGRFGTKGLAITFVSDEGDAKILNDVQDRFEVNVAELPEEIDISTYIEKSR